In Elgaria multicarinata webbii isolate HBS135686 ecotype San Diego chromosome 19, rElgMul1.1.pri, whole genome shotgun sequence, a genomic segment contains:
- the SURF4 gene encoding surfeit locus protein 4, whose amino-acid sequence MGQNDLMGTAEDFADQFLRVTKQYLPHVARLCLISTFLEDGIRMWFQWSEQRDYIDTTWNCGYFLASIFVFINLFGQLSGCILVLSRNFVQYACFGLFGIIALQTIAYSILWDLKFLMRNLALGGGLLLLLAESRSEGKSMFAGVPTMRESSPKQYMQLGGRVLLVLMFMTLLHFDVSFFSILQNIVGTALIILVAVGFKTKLAALTLVVWLFAINIYFNAFWTVPVYKPMHDFLKYDFFQTMSVIGGLLLVVALGPGGVSMDEKKKEW is encoded by the exons TTCCTGCGAGTGACGAAGCAGTATCTCCCCCACGTGGCCCGCCTATGCTTGATCAGCACGTTTCTCGAAGATGGCATCCGTATGTGGTTTCAGTGGAGTGAGCAAAGGGACTACATAGACACCACGTGGAACTGTGGCTACTTCCTGGCGTCCATCTTCGTTTTCATTAATCTCTTCGGACAGTTAA GTGGCTGCATCCTGGTGCTGAGTAGGAACTTTGTCCAGTATGCCTGCTTTGGATTATTTGGAATTATAGCATTGCAG ACAATTGCGTACAGCATTTTATGGGATCTGAAGTTTTTGATGAG AAACCTTGCTCTTGGGGGCGGTTTGCTGCTGCTATTGGCTGAGTCTCGATCCGAGGGGAAGAGCATGTTTGCTGGTGTGCCCACCATGCGGGAAAGCTCTCCGAAGCAGTACATGCAGCTGGGTGGACGAGTGCTGCTAGTCCTCATGTTTATGACGCTGCTGCATTTTGACGTTAGCTTCTTTTCG ATCCTCCAGAACATCGTAGGCACGGCCTTGATCATCCTCGTGGCCGTCGGCTTCAAGACCAAACTGGCCGCCTTGACCTTGGTCGTCTGGCTGTTCGCCATCAACATCTACTTCAACGCCTTCTGGACCGTCCCGGTCTACAAGCCCATGCACGACTTCCTCAAGTATGACTTCTTCCAGACCATGTCCGTGATCGGAGGCCTCCTCCTTGTGGTGGCGCTTGGCCCGGGCGGCGTCTCCATGGACGAGAAGAAAAAGGAATGGTAG